In the Daphnia pulicaria isolate SC F1-1A chromosome 2, SC_F0-13Bv2, whole genome shotgun sequence genome, one interval contains:
- the LOC124327660 gene encoding complement C1q tumor necrosis factor-related protein 3-like codes for MKKDTSASGAASSIGRIPQTCDDLQKIGHRKSGLFSVMGNKTVDNVYCDFTKPINDAGFQKLIGHVDVKATPIYFYAQRSSDFKTPNTVVPFDLLRLNVGNAMNTNGVFVAPTSGKYFFTFSGVSDRSNVRLDLQLKTATVDWSRITQGIGTGEYQTCSLQSTLQLAKGDQIRLILIDGILHDHAHHYTNFVGQLLEEDILH; via the exons atgaaaaaagacACGAGTG CGAGCGGCGCTGCTTCCAGCATCGGTCGTATTCCCCAAACTTGTGACGATCTGCAGAAAATTGGCCACCGGAAAAGCGGATTGTTTTCAGTTATGGGCAACAAAACGGTTGACAACGTCTACTGTGATTTTACGAAACCAATCAACGATGCAG GCTTTCAAAAATTGATCGGTCACGTCGACGTTAAAGCAACGCCCATTTATTTTTACGCCCAAAGATCATCAGATTTCAAGACTCCCAACACCGTTGTTCCATTTGATTTGCTGAGATTAAACGTGGGGAATGCCATGAACACTAACGGAGTATTCGTCGCACCTACATCGGGCAAatactttttcactttttcgggTGTTAGTGATCGTAGCAACGTGCGTCTTGATCTGCAATTGAAGACAGCAACCGTAGATTGGTCAAGGATAACGCAAGGGATCGGAACTGGCGAATATCAAACATGTTCGCTGCAATCCACCTTGCAACTTGCTAAGGGCGACCAAATTAGACTCATATTAATAGATGGAATACTTCACGATCACGCCCACCATTACACCAATTTTGTTGGCCAGCTACTCGAGGAAGACATCCTTCATTAA
- the LOC124327599 gene encoding uncharacterized protein LOC124327599 has protein sequence MQNTLGSHIVLLTTCIRDLKTTKADLVHTHSEVENVKKELKELKENSQFTSTSTQLLANVMATVENMKKEMTGLITKADLAQTTQRLDETHTSRVESVKKELANVMTTIENIQKITIESAPSSIGRMPNSCDDLHKIGHRKSGLFSVMGNKTVDNVYCDFTKPTNDADFQKMIGFFDVKTSPVHFYVQRISSYRNLNTVIPFELLRLNVGNAISLSGIFVAPKPGKYFFSFSGISEGNAVARVELQVKTATADWSRIGAAWSALGHQTFSLQSTLELAKGNQIRIMLLEGAIHDDKNRIYTHFVGQLLEEEILH, from the exons ATGCAAAACACGCTAGGATCTCATATCGTACTGCTAACAACATGTATAAGGGATTTGAAAA CCACGAAAGCTGATTTGGTGCACACGCATTCCGAGGttgaaaatgtaaagaaagAGTTGAAAGAGTTGAAAG AGAATTCCCAATTTACCTCGACGTCAACTCAACTTTTGGCAAACGTTATGGCCACGGTCGAGAATATGAAAAAAGAGATGACCGGTTTGATCACTAAAGCGGATTTAGCACAGACAACGCAGCGATTGGACGAAACACACACATCGCGCGTCGAAAgcgtaaaaaaagaattagcaaATGTAATGACTACaattgaaaatattcaaaaaattacaattg AGAGCGCTCCATCCAGTATCGGTCGAATGCCAAACTCTTGTGACGATCTGCATAAAATTGGTCACCGGAAAAGCGGATTGTTCTCCGTAATGGGCAACAAAACGGTTGACAACGTCTACTGTGATTTCACGAAGCCAACCAACGATGCAG attttcaaaaaatgatcgGCTTCTTCGACGTCAAAACATCCCCCGTTCATTTTTACGTACAAAGAATCTCATCTTATAGGAATCTTAACACGGTTATTCCATTCGAATTGTTGAGACTTAACGTGGGCAATGCAATTAGCCTTTCTGGAATCTTTGTGGCTCCTAAACCtggcaaatattttttctctttttcgggTATTAGTGAGGGCAATGCAGTTGCAAGAGTAGAGCTGCAAGTTAAAACTGCAACAGCGGATTGGTCAAGGATAGGAGCTGCGTGGAGTGCCCTCGGACATCAAACATTTTCACTACAATCCACTTTAGAACTTGCCAAAGGCAACCAAATTAGAATCATGCTTCTAGAAGGAGCAATTCATGATGACAAAAACCGAATTTATACACATTTTGTTGGCCAGCTACTCGAGGAAGAAATCCTTCATTGA